The DNA window CGGTTCCGTCGCCGCCGCTAGACGCTACTCGATCCTAATCCTACTAGACGCTAGCCGCCCCTGCAGGCGCGTGCTTCGAGTCAACCCacccgatcgatcgatcgatcgatcaccACGGCTAGAGTCTACTtttagggcggcggcgcgcgcggcgagcgGACCGCGCGCTCGTCGATCCATCGGTGGCCAGCGAGTGGCGAAGGAGAAAGGAGTCAGCCATCAACCCGATCGATCGCTAGGCAGGGGCTACCAGCAAGTGCAGGCCAAGAGGCGTGACGGGCTACATACCTAGAGGCAGCTACCACCGCCGACGTAGCTACCGGCAACGGCTGGGAAGGAGGAGCAGCAGGTCCCAGCTGTATGCAAATAGCTAGGCAAAGCATATTCCGGCATAAAGTTGTAGATGCCCGTCGCCGCCGTTTCAGTAGCCACGCCTGCTCGGCCCGGCACTCGTGCAGGTCCGAATACGCCCGGGGAATTTTTTTCCTGGCATCGTCTTCGACGATCTCTCGAGCTGTTTTGTTAGTCGCTGACTCCATCCAATGCCGGCGGCATCCGTGCGCGCGCTCGTGCACACGAGTTGTGCCGTGCCGGCACCACAAACTGCAGTCAGTACGAATCTGTGAGCATTCTCCAGGTTACAGAGCACAGCCAGAGTATTCCACGGCAAAACAGAGCGACAACACGTGGAAATGAAACCGCCACTGATGCACTCAAGTAGTAGGGCGGTGCAGTCAGATAAAGATTTCACCCGACCATACCAACATGGGGCATGACATGGTACACAGCTTCAGCATCTCGATGACCACAACGTTCAGCACCGAACCCGGAAAGGAAAGGAAGAAAACTGATCCATGCACAGCATTTTACAGAAAACAAGTCACACACAATTCCTACAGACCGCCTCTCAGGGGCGAGCTACATCCTAATATTCACATTCACCCGGTCTCAGCCCAGACCGTAGCTCGCGTCCGGGGACGCCAGGTCGGTGCCGAAGGGGACCTCCACCCTCTCCTTCACGACGCAGTGAGCCCTGCCGTCCTCGAGCACCATCACTTTACCTGGGGGGCAGCGGCGAGCGCCCTGCTCCTCTTTGCCCGCCGCCGCTTTACCGAACAGCCCCGCGATGTCCAGCTTGATGCTGTTCGTCCCGATCACCGGCTCGTAGCCGGCAGCCTTCATGATGGacacggcgccggcggccatgaCCGCCATTTTTGCCATCCACCCGATGAAGGACCCGACTCCCGCTAGCAGACCGCGGTTCGGCGTGCCCGTGTTTCTGTCCTCTGTCCTATTCGTTCTTGTACCGTCTTGTGCCGCTCCGAAAGGATCCAGTCCGTTATGCAAGCGCTTGGGCTTGGAGACGTACTTCAGAGGGTACAGGTCGTCGAGCACGAAGGAATTGGTGACATGGTTCGAGTAAGGAGGCAGGATGAGGCCATCATCATGCTCGATTTTCTCACCAGCAAAAGCAGCAGCCTCGTGGATTACCTCATGGTCCTGCCCCTTGTATTCTTTGAGCTTGCTAAGCAGGGATCTCCGACTGCGGTCGATCTGGCTCAGTATGGTTTCCCGTTCATATCTTTGCTGGTGCTGGAGGTCCTGGCAGTGGCATTTAAGATGTTAAGATGGTAGTAGGTCCTAATTTAGAAACAATCTATCAAGACTAACAGTTCAACGTGACAGAGCAGCAGAGAGCATGTTGTCCGCTATTTTGGGAACAGGCAACAAAATAGCTACTGAGCTGTCAAGTATAACCCAAACAGGGCAGTAACTTACTGACATGAGGTACCCAAAAGAAACTCTCTTTGTTAGATAAGAAGCATAGCGAGTTATGTTAAATTTGACCAAAGGCAGCATTTAAGTTGTTAAGGTTGTAATAGATGCTACTTTATAAACAGTCACTCAACAATAACAGTTCAATGTGATAGGACAGTAGAGAGCATATCGTCAACTCTTTTAGTAACAGGAAACAACATAATTATCTTACTGTCAATTATAACCCACACAGCCAGTAACTTACTGGCCTGAGGTGCCCAAAAGACAGTCTCACTTGGTGAGATAAGCAGCACAGTAATTAAAACAGGCGTTGCATTGAATTAGCCAAACAGTAAACT is part of the Panicum hallii strain FIL2 chromosome 2, PHallii_v3.1, whole genome shotgun sequence genome and encodes:
- the LOC112879318 gene encoding plastid division protein PDV2-like codes for the protein MDGEEIGLVLARASDLRSRISACAAAARPEEPVKRLGAAGGVEEGEDEDEQEEEVDSLVGISDALESLERQLAALQDLQHQQRYERETILSQIDRSRRSLLSKLKEYKGQDHEVIHEAAAFAGEKIEHDDGLILPPYSNHVTNSFVLDDLYPLKYVSKPKRLHNGLDPFGAAQDGTRTNRTEDRNTGTPNRGLLAGVGSFIGWMAKMAVMAAGAVSIMKAAGYEPVIGTNSIKLDIAGLFGKAAAGKEEQGARRCPPGKVMVLEDGRAHCVVKERVEVPFGTDLASPDASYGLG